In Portunus trituberculatus isolate SZX2019 chromosome 28, ASM1759143v1, whole genome shotgun sequence, the genomic stretch acttGTACATACCTAACCTAGATTAACCAACAACTTAttacctaacttgacctaactctCATTCACTCCTACCCTCAATCAACTTAACATATAacccttaatctaacctaacctaactcttatTCACTGCAACCCTCAATCAACTCAGCATATCacccttaatctaacctaacctaacctaacctaactcattcACTGCAACCCTCAATCAACTCAACATATCacccttaatctaacctaatcaaaccaaacctaacctaaccaaactctcattctctcttaccCTAATtcatcttaacttaacctaacctaactctcatTCACTCTAACCCTCAGTCAACTCAACATGGCacccttaaccttaacctaacctaaccttctctgCACCAAACAGCGGCAGTGAGGATGACATAGAGTTGGCACCGGCAATAGAGCTACTGTCTGTACACGCTGAGGAGCTGGAGGTGTCTTCTGTGCTGGCCCTGCTGCCCCCCACCTGGTCCCTTGCCATCATCCACCACTACCTCCGTGCTGCCCTTAGGAACTCACTCCACCAGGTaaaagccaagagagagagagagagagagaaagtgtgagtgagtgtttctATCATGTATTCACTCAGACactagaaagagatggagagaaacaaGGACTCTTATGTtactgtgtgtttatttttagtagcctttcctttcctgtgtgagtgtgtttccaGTATATATTCACTCAGACACTAGAAAGAGATGGGGAGAAACTGACTCAtgtgttattgtgtgtttatttttagtagcctttcctcttctctttcttgtactcTCTATCAAGAGACAATATTACCAAGACTGAATCAGTGCCCTGTCTTGCCCCCTGCAGAGTCGCATTAAGAGAATCCAGCAAACTCTTCTACGTAGCGAGAACCTTCAGCAGAAATTCGTCCTTTACAAACTCTCAAAGGACATGGGGCCAATTCCTCTTGCTGCCAATAGGTAAGGTGCCACACACTCCTATCCTAAACATACCCTGTCAGTTTGCTTCCACATTACAGCAGTCAGTCACTAATTAAATCCTGACCAACTTTGTTTCATGTTGCAATGGGAGTGAATGGTTGTGTCAGTTGTGCTCATTTTCTGTTGCCTTGGGAGTGGGTGGTTAGTTTGTTTAGTGGTGTGTGATACTGGTTTGGCATTCTGTGAGAGAAGTAAAGGATAAGATTAAGTATTATCAGATTGCCACTAATACAAAAGGATATTTAATGTACACAAActgctctttttttatatatatgcttTGTTaggatttatttctttgtttttgtctcatttCATTGCTATGCTTTTGCTGAAtctgtttctgttttgtgtTGTCTCATTGCTaatatttatctcttttatttatttttttttttttatttatgtatttatttatttattattattattattatttttattaattttttttttttttttttgctatgctTTTTTGGaatttatctgtctatatttTGTGTTGTCTCGTGATtcgtttgtctttatttttgtcttgttttatcaCCATGCTTAGTCTCAATCTCTCACTTCTTAGACTCCCGTCACCAATCCCAATGTCGTTTCagagtgtgctgtgtgtgcAACCGAGGCTTCACCAGCTGCTCCTTCACCATCTACCCTAATGGTGTGATGGCGCATCCCTCCTGTGCACCAAACCCTAGCGTGTGTCCCCTCACTGGTACAGTTTTCCAGGCAGCCCACGCCAGCCCCACCTCGCCCGCCCCTGCCCAGCAGTACAGGTTGTGATGTGTTATGTGCTTTGAAGAGAAAGACACTGCAGTATTATAGGTATCAGTGTGGTCTTGGTTCATCCTGTTATTTAGTACTATTAACTCTAATGTGGTTTAAGAAGTGCAGCCAAGACACAAACACTCGTACAGACACtacatcttctttttccttagatatctttgtggtctcagttcccCTTTGATTCTATTGTTAAAACTTGTTCTATGGCCGCTTCCATTCAGTAAAGTagctagaaattgcaaaatcgagtctttttaatttatttgtttcttgtagatgctcataaacttttcattcattacttccAGTACTGTTAATTGTTGCATATCATTGTGAAAGGATCTAGTAtcttgtgagtgagtgtgtgagtgtcttgATAGGTCTTATGGTGTTTGTTGAGGAGGAAACATGGGCtgcatcgaggaggaggagaacaaagacaGAGTGAGTTAGCAGTTAAGTAGTCAGTGGAAGGAAGTGATCTAGTCATAAGAGAGACACAGCTTAAATGATGAACTGTATTCAATGGCATGTAcaacacacactttcctttacATTCTGTTTGCTTCAGGTTTTTCAAttgtaaattctggaactccctggcCACTTGTGTATTTCCCCCTaactatgacttgaactctttcaagagggaagtttcaagatgcTTCTCTAATTTTGAATGGTTTTGAATAGTCCTGTTTAGTGCTACTCTTTTTGGAACTAAAGGGTGTTTATTTATCCAGTATTCCTTGGTTAAAGCTCCTTCTACATTTTATCTTTATACAGATATACTAGGGCAacaatcccacacacacacacacacacacacacacacacacacacacacacacacacacacacacacacacacacacacacacacacacacacacacacacacacacacacacacacacacacacacacacacacacacacacacacacacacacacacacacacacaccaatcacacTCCCAGCCCCTTCAGCCCCTGGTAGAAAAGGACAATCTTATGAACCACCTCACTGCACCCAAGGAAATAAGACATGGCACAGCTAGCCTCTCACACAGCAAAAAGGAAGTGTGTCTAATACTCACAAACATATCTCACATGCCATTGATATAGTAGATAGATTGTCACAAAAGTTATTTATTCATAGTGTTGAGTGATGCTGTGTGGTGCATAAGATCACAAACACAGTCCCACCAATGTTGAGTCTTGccattttttatgtatattagcTGGAGCAGGTGAAGGTACGACTGCAACAAGGAAACAAGAACCAGTGATTAGTGCTTTATTTGCTCATATTCAGAAaagccttgctctctcaccatgacagttttccaagaccacagagacgactagccaggttttcaggACAGTTTCATCTAATAATAatttagaaatcttgccagtccatcaccagaactataaaaatacccttaaaaaactgaacatcttcaactaaagcctttggaaagtaattgatggtgagagagctaagTGATTAAGAATACTGGCCATTGAGTCACAAAACAACCTTTCAAACTTTCACTGCAGTGGTGTCCTTTTGTAAACACTCAGGAGCTCTATAGAAAATAGTTTgcaagatggaagaaaggagaaaaaggacctTAATCTATTCTCAAGGCTGCAAATAGAAATAGCTGAAAAAAGTCATAACTACAAGATTAAAGATTGTGCTGCAGTGATTTATTGAAGGGTGACatgtggtgaggggaaggctGGCGGCAGGAATATATGTATAAAGAAAAGGGCCACTTAAGtaaccctctcccctcactgccCCTTTATGTATACTTATAGATGTGTATGATTTCTTTCCTGTACGTATTGGGAATGTACTATTGTCTTGATGTACAGTACTGGCATAAACACTGATCTGAATTTGTCTGAGTGTCATGTGGTGGTCCTTAATGATGAGTGATGCTTTAATCTTGGAGGAATGAGATATATTCAGGATCTTGAGAATGCCAAAAAAgatgtatatttgtttattaattagtttgtttattccagatagaagtaaaaacaagagaatTACACAGACATATTATTCATTgagaggttaaccccttcagtactgggatgcattttttaccttgagttttggatgtcattagattattttattgactttaggaaggatctatggaggtcagaaaagtaatcccccccacatgagtttctgaagctaaaaaatcatcaaatagtaagcagaacgaatatgaaaacatgtcctggtagtGAACGGGGTTAATCACTGCGTTGCATTTCTGTTGGATGTGACACATTCTGCCTAAAGATTAACACGTAGTAAAGTAAAGAGGAGATTGAATCAGtcctaaataaacaaacaataaaccaATAGAAGGAATAAACTGTCACTCAGATCAATGAAACACTTGGAGATCTGAGTGGCTTCTACAAGAGCCTCTTATATTATCAGtaaaatcacagaaacacccttgaagacCACAGTGATTATAATTTGCATCTCCTATCACTGGAATCACAAAAGCATGCTTAAAAACTCTACTAGCTTTCAGAGCAACTCATTAAACTACctttagaatcatgaaaacacctttaaaaaccctaaTAACTTCCATCAGAATCCTTTAAATAACCTTAAAAATCATGGAAACAGCTTTGAAAACCCTAGTATCTTCCATCAGAACTCTTTTAACTACCTTAAGAATCatcaaaacacctttaaaaaccctaGCAACTTCCATCAGAACTTCTTGAACTACTGCGCAGATAACACCCAGTAAACCATAAAAACTTCAACATCCACTAATGCCGTTTCAAAATAGCCAAGACAATACACTTGAACATTTAGTAGTGCAGGCTTTAGTGCATGATGTGATTCAGGGACTCATAAGAATGATCAGACTctgcaatgaaaagaactgaGTCAGTAAAAATCTTTGTGCAAATATTCAGCTTTTAAAATCCAGATAGAGAGTTCAAGAAGTTAATAGCTATAAGAAATACTGAACTCCTTGTCACTTGCCTGATTGCTCAGTGTTCGCGTAAGTTCTGCCTTTAATCATGTAGGGAGGTTTGTGCTGCAATGAATAGGATTACAATGAGTGCTTAGCCATATCACAGTGAGTTTTGGATGTTGAAATGTGAGAAAGtgtttttaggagtgttaaTGAGCACATGTCAGTCTGtggagacttttttttatcaattgagGTTATAAATGGTTTGCCACatcacagaagaagaagaagcattaGGAGTGTATCAAGCTTCAGTGAGACAACAGTGGCATGGATAACTCACATGGAAGATTGGCTTGGGCTGAGGCTTCTTACCAATGGTTGAGTGAGACACAGACGTGGGAATCACATAGCCGTCATCCTTGTCACCACCAAGGGATATGTGGTGAGTGCTCTGGCGATGGTGTACGTGGCTCTGTTTCACTGCAAAGATCGGtaagtgttgctgttttttatattggtttgctttgtgtgtgttgttgttttttatattaGTTTGTTTTTACTAATTACTTTGCTCTTCTTATTCTGGTGCTAATTTCCTTGTCAAACCAGCCACATCTCCCACtgctaattttccttctttcctctctttattttactgCAGACTTACCTGTCAGACCAGCCACATCACCAACTGGTAAccgtccttctttcctctctttattctattGCTAACTCACCTGTCAGACCAGCCACATCACCAACTGgtaacctttcttctttcctcttcttgttctggtGCTAAATCTTCTACAGgtaactttccttctttcctctccttgttctGGTGCTAACTTTCCTTCAGGTGTACTGTCTAGTCGAGGCATTTGCCCccaactttggctgacgcttttacattttttagagagccagcactcaagtaggcctttttttcaatctttcttttttttttttttgtccttggctggccctcttccctacgtaaaaaaaaaaaaaaaaaaatgtcttctcctttcctctagtCCTCTATTACTCAGCCCACACCTTCCAATGctaaccttccttcttttctttccatattctaTTACTAactttccttctgtttatttctcaggtcctctcctttcctctgtccTGTCAGATCAGCCTCATCTCCCACAACtaacattccttctctcctctccctgttcTATTACTCCAGCTGGCTTTCCTCCTAGATTTACTGTCTATTTTTCAGgtcctttgctttcctttcttctttcctctatccctccatTACTCACCCCACAAGCCTGTCAGACCagcttcacctcctctttcaaTCCTTTCCTTGCTCTGTTGCtagctttccttctttttatttctcaagttctctcctttcttctcctttcctctatccctccatTACTCATCCTACAAGCCTGTCAGACCAgcttcacctcccttccttgtttcctctccttgttctaTTACTCCAGGTAGCTTTCCTCATATCTTGGCTAACCTTCCTTGTTGAGGCGCCTGAGTTGCTTCTTGTGGTGCACTAGCAGGCAGGTGATCACCATCATGACGCTCAGGATCATCAAGATGCCAGTCAGGATGATGTAGAGAAGTGGCTGCTGAACCTGAGGGGGAAAAACTCATGATGacagtgaagtgacagatgtgatggatgaagatgattggattagtgatggtagtaacagaggtggtagtagtggtaatgacaAAAGTAATGGCTGAAGGAAGACTCAATTAGTGATGTACATAGTTAGATAATGTATATAAGTGACAGCTGAAGGAAAACTTGACTAGTGATACTAACACAACATTGGCATTTCCATCTGAAAGCTAGGCTACGTTACATCACTTCATGAATATCTGATTTAGAAATATTTAAAGctacaaatagataaagaaatatataaatcattttctcattttatcatGTGTGACTGGTTATTTAGGTACATTTTCTAGTAAAAAAATTACTTCATGAGCTATTTGATCACATGAATGTAAATTTTTATCTTGTTAGTTTATATTCTGGTTATTACAGATACGTccattgtttcttctctctcagtgTTGGGATGATGGCGTGAACGTGTGGTCTTGCTTCTGGATCTGCTGTCTCTTGTCTTCTCCTCAGCTTCTCTAAGGAATCTATGGAAAGAAGTGCAAAAGATTTATTGAgcataggaagagagagagattgcttttCCTGCACgcgcatgtttgtgtgtgtgtgtgtgtgtgtgtgtggttcatcTCCTCAGTGTATTTCAGGAATTTGTGATGAGTGGTTAGATTTACATTTGTAGatgaatgtaagagagagaaatgactttTTAATCTATCAATTGAGCATTCTTTTTTCTAAACCATAATATTTAACAAAGACTTTATGTAGTAGACAAATTAAcctctcattcattcctcttctttctgaaCAACACACACTTAACATCACTTTAGAATCACTACATAAACAGTGACATTGATTCAACACTCACCTCTCTTcactacatcaccacacacttcacacagaCTCACCCTCCTACCACTTACGTACTTTCAACCTCCACTTCTCTTTGCTACCTCACCACACAGATAGACTTCCCTCCTGTGACATACATTCAAATTTTACTTCTCTTGCTacctcaccacacacttcacacacagactcaccctCCTACCACATGCCAACCTTACTTCTCTTCACTACTTTACCACACTTCACACAGGCAgactcaccctcttcctctgaGCTACTCCTCCCTGTGTCTTCCGGCTCACTGGTAAGTTCCTGTTAGGGCGGCCCAGATAAGGGAAATGTCGCAGTGCTGGGATACCTGTAATCCATATCTCTTGTGTGCatttcctccagctcctccttgtCTTGTTGAAGCATGAAGTCTGAGAACATGAAGGAATATGTTAGTTGTCAGGTCTTTTTCCAGTTCTTCTTTGCTGATTTGACtcggaaagtgaagaaaataaggaaagattcTATAAATTGTTAGGTCTTTTCCAGTTCTTCCTTGGTTAGTTATATCAGGTTAGGAAAGtacaagaagggaaaggaagtagGTCTTTTCTAGCCTCACTTTGCTTTGTTAAATTTGCTGTTTAGTATAATAACAACCCTGCTTTGAATAGTGAGAGTACAGgaagcagatagacagatagacagagagacagacaggcagacagacagacagacagacatcccAGCCAGCCTCAGAGATTATCAAGTGTATgggagtgagaagagaagaaggaacaggaagacatGATGATAACAAGGTGAGGAAGAATAGCAGGAAATccttgaaaataatgacaaatttTCCATGAAGACAACAATGTGTGTGAAGGTTAGTGTATTTTCATATCAAACATATGAAATGGTGACAActttattattgatttatttctttattcgtacatgtatcaatgtatttacttattaatttgtCGTGGTATTTTAATTTTGGTTATCGCGCTCAGCTGTGGTTACTATGGGGATGTAGAGGTGTTTGTAGGGTCATTACAGATCATTATAGAGTGTAGGTGTCGTTGTAAGACTGCAAGATGGTCATTACGTACATTATCTGGTGCAATAATGGTTTGAATTTGGCGCTAAGGCCCAGCGAGTTATTGTGTCGCTCTCTGATTGGCTGGAGTGTAATTCATATGTGCTCTGGTTGGCTAGAGtatattcatgattttcttaTGCAGATAGTGTCCATATGCTATGATTTACTGTCACGTTGTTGTCTTCGCATTGTCTTCTGGTTGACGAAAGAGTATTAGGTGGTTTAATGAAGCcaagaggaaaagcaagagtTAGATGGGAGATTCATTTATTGCAAGCATTGAATCACTGAAATAGGATAAGACACtaaagatatgaaggaaaattaaaacattCAAACAGTGAAACCATAAAACCTTCGAATAACACAAGATAATAAGCTACATAATTAAATACAGcaaaaaggaaatacataaggacatgataaaaatataaaagacgCACAGAAACATCACACACCAAACAGTGATAAATATACAAACATTTTTTAATATGTATACCAAATAGAAgtaggttaagaaaaaaatatacaattgtCGATAATTTGTCGCTCCGAAGTCCGAACGTCAACAGAGACAGCTGATCACCGCTTCGCTCCCAGACCCCCGTGCTTCCCTTTACTATTTAAAACTCGATTTTCTCCCTTATTACTCCCTCCCCAAGCTCCAAATTAAGGGAGGATATAGGTAACTAGTAAACGAATATGTGGTGTGTCCTTATATTTGTTTGGCTCATTTATATTTACGTGAATTGAACATTTGTGAGGTACACGCGTGTTTGTCTATTGTGGAAGATTTGTTGTCTTGTTtcgtgttcttttatttatttgggttTGTTTTCTGTATTGGTTTTGCTTAGGCTTGCTctttgcgcgtgtgtgtgtgtatcatcttttttgtttgtctgtctctttatccCATGTCTCTGTTATctagtgtgtctgtctctttttctagtatgtctgtctttctttagtcttgctttctgtctgtctctctatttatctgtctgtatgtctgtttatctatctatctgtctgtttatctgtctgtctgtctgtctgtctgtctgtcttatctaGTCTCTTTATGTCTCTAATTTtgctatctgtctgtgtgtctcttatCTAGTCCGTCTTATCTGTCTCTAGTCGTCATATCTGTCTATTATCTAGCCTGTCTGTCAGTTTCTAGTCTtgctttctgtctatctatatatctctcttcctgtctgtctcacATAATGCCTGCCTCATCATCTAACTCCCCAATTGTCTCCCAACagatcacacgcacacactcacacacgcacacaatgaAGGCAGAAGTGagcctgatggtggtgatagggtTGGGTTGTCTGGTGAGTCAAGTCAGGCTGGATGCTGCCAAGCCTTCAGGGGAGACAAAAGACAGCGACAAGAACAAAGAGAGTCTGAGGGCTACTAAGCTGCCCCCCTGTGCTGCCTGTAGAGTGCTGACTGAGTCTTTCAATAAGgtatgaggagagtgagagagagagtaacctttattttttttccttttttttctgaaggaaaatatggcaaatgcaacaaaaaagattaaataaaaaggcccacttatataCCAGTCCCTGAgcatctctctgtctgtaccTTTAAACATATATGGATATTATTAAAGTtacattattgtttttgttccttgGATTAAGTTGTATTGATTAGTTTCCCTGCTCTTCATTTCACTGAGTCACAAATTATTTATATACACTtcacattttacacacacaagtaaataacATCTTCAGATAGAAAGACACAAATAATTTAATTCATATACAAATGTTATTATTACAAATCAGCATCACTATTCCTCTTAATATTAGGGGAAGGAACTTACAGAGGCTTTAACCATGTTGTGGACTGCAGGGTATTGAGTCAACAGCACGAGGGAAGTATGAGGGTGGAGACTCagcatgggaggaggagaagaaactgtCATACAAGAAGTCAGAAGTGAGGTTAATTGAGATCCAGGAGAAGATGTGCAAGGATGTAGAAAGAGGCCAGAAACAGGTAAGGCAACACTACTAGTCTGACCCATTGACATACTGCTTAGTAAAGATGTTAATTTTGTTGTAAAAAAATTGGATACAGTATATAAATCTTGACCCACGATAAGAAACACAAAAttgaacagacacacacattcatataaataaaaatacataagttTGACTCATTAtaagaaacacaaaactaaacacacacacacacacacacacacacacacacacacacacacacacacacacacacacacacacacacacacacacacacacacacacacacacagctcagtggttaggcgctggcttcacaagccagatgatcgGGTTCGAGTCGGGCGGCAGAGCaagggcaagcttcttaatgtgtggcctctgttcacctagcagtgagtaggtgcgggatgtaaatcgaggagttgtgactttgttgtcctggtgtgtgtgtgtgtggtctcagacctatcccaagatcggaaataatgagctctgagctcactccgtaatgggaagactggctgggtgaccagagactgcagcagatcacacacacacacacacacacacacacacacacacacacacacacacacacacacacacacacacacacacacacacacacacacacacacacacacacacagcttaacctactcaaaacaccacataaTTGATAAACAAAACCACAATTCCTTCCCTACCAGTGTGAATCCAATGCTGAGGAACATGAGGGTTTGCTGGAGGACTGGTGGTTCagagagcaggagaaggaaccAGACCTTCACTCGTGGCTGTGTGTGGAGACCCTGAGAGTGTGCTGCCCTGCCAACCACTATGGCCCACAGTGTTTACCTTGCAAGGGTGGCACTGAGAACCCTTGTGGGGGTAATGGCAAGTGCAAGGTGACTGAAGATGGTGGGAAAGGGACTGTGAGGACTGTTGTGTGAATTTTTGCAAGAGAAACTGAGTCTTTTCAGGAGTGCCTAGTGCAAGGTGActgagggtggtggtgaagggactGTGAAGGGTGTAAGTAATAGGGAGAGCTGTagtgtgaaggagtgagtgtgggaggttTTGCAAGGATAAAACTGAGACTGTTTTCAGGATAGTGGCAGTGTGTAAGGTGATTTAAGGTGGTGTGGGATGAGTGTGAGGCAATTAAAGTGGATGAAAGTGATGGATGAATGGGTGTAGTATTTAGCCATGAAATCCATGAGTTTATTAACATTATACAGAATCACTTCATTCacaatctcaaaaaaaaaaaataaagaaagaaaaaaaaaattcatgaaaCACTCACTAACATTTGACCGTCCACCAGGGAGCAGGGACGAGGAAGGGCAGCGGGGAGTGTTCCTGTAACCCGGGATATGAGGGGGAGCTGTGTGACTCCTGCTCATACGGCTACTACCAAGCTTACCGGGACGACACCAAGAACCTGTGTGAAAAGTGCCACAAAGCTTGCAATGGACCATGCAGTGGGGTGAGCGTTGTACACTTTTTGTTCCTTATACTGATGAACTCTTGAGATGCcacacctgcttctgtattccctcCTGTCTGCATTTTTTCAgtagggaggttttaagacttaggttaggttaggttaggttaggtctgtcAAGAGGGACGTCTCAATACACTTAATCTCGTCAATACTGTGacatattttttaccttaagatttggttgggattaaaccattttattgacattaggaacagtctatgaaggtcagaagattaatggccacagtcttcactattttaatccccacgtaagtttctaaagctgtataaaatcaacaaataataactagactgaatatggaaatgcattatggtactcaagaggAAGATTTCAATATACTTAATTGATTCAAGACAAAGGTTTCAGTACATTTCTTGTAATTCTGGATCTCTGGGCTGCTCTATTTAGAGACCATGACTGTTAGTAGACTCTTGACCAGAGCATCTCttatcaaaagaaagaaaagagaaaaattatgatattgatagatatataatgattaacccccttcagtaccatgatgtgcttccatattcattctgcttactatctggtgattttatacagcttcagaaactcatgtaggggagtaaaatagtgaagactgaggccattaattttctgaccttcctaatgtcaataaaattgcaTAATCTATAATAAGAACCACAAAACAAAtcttgaggtaaaaatgtgtcccagtattgaaggggttaagcacaaACCATTAATTTCGAGACACTAGAGATAGAGGCTTTAACCTAACTTCTTCCATACAACCTTGGCAGAAATCCTATATCATGCTTACTTTGACTTGTTACATGTAGAGACTAATAGCAAACCAGTGGCCTGTGTATATGTAAAGAGGTCAtgactccacctccaccctccctcacaGCCGGGCCAGAAGTCTTGTGTGGCGTGTCAGGAGGGCTGGATCATGGACACAGAGAAGGGCTGTCTGGATGTCAATGAGTGTGCAGCTGCCAAGTTCCCGTGCAAACGCAACCAGTTCTGTGTCA encodes the following:
- the LOC123510137 gene encoding uncharacterized protein LOC123510137, with the protein product MDVSVQQPLLYIILTGILMILSVMMVITCLLVHHKKQLRRLNKEVKQSHVHHRQSTHHISLGGDKDDGYVIPTSVSHSTIGKKPQPKPIFHHKPPYMIKGRTYANTEQSESDHSYESLNHIMH
- the LOC123510261 gene encoding cysteine-rich with EGF-like domain protein 2, which gives rise to MKAEVSLMVVIGLGCLVSQVRLDAAKPSGETKDSDKNKESLRATKLPPCAACRVLTESFNKGIESTARGKYEGGDSAWEEEKKLSYKKSEVRLIEIQEKMCKDVERGQKQCESNAEEHEGLLEDWWFREQEKEPDLHSWLCVETLRVCCPANHYGPQCLPCKGGTENPCGGNGKCKGAGTRKGSGECSCNPGYEGELCDSCSYGYYQAYRDDTKNLCEKCHKACNGPCSGPGQKSCVACQEGWIMDTEKGCLDVNECAAAKFPCKRNQFCVNNEGTYTCLECDKACDGCNGDGPDMCERCAEGFILEKDMCVDNSAKAREKHMMFARYVTYGGLTLATCIILQKNTIIAAIVGLSVAVYISFSEYYLRDTTAPPVSPELPASFLSSLQGMMTN